A genomic stretch from Veillonellales bacterium includes:
- a CDS encoding DEAD/DEAH box helicase, whose protein sequence is MNQSFEQLGITASLVAGLKQAGITAPTGVQQRVIPPVLQGKDVIGQSATGTGKTLAYLLPLFQKLDLTKREMQAIILTPTHELAIQIQRQIELLAENSGLPVTSSPVIGNVNITRQIEKLREKPHIIVGSGGRILELIQKKKITSQTIKTIILDEADRLLDDQNLDGVKAVIKTTLRDRQMLLFSATITPVAMEKAKPLLREPEVIRVTEPEAVSPRIEHMYFLTAQRDKLETLRKLVRGIPVEQALVFVNSGDNIDRLVDKLNYIGLKTAGIHGGSVKTDRKMALDGFRSGKIQLLVASDVAARGLDIPGIEYVFNLNLPEDPRVYLHRVGRTGRAGKKGTAISLADRKELAFLGKYEKTLKIEIAAKQVTRGRIVNIHQANPASDRRSAE, encoded by the coding sequence ATGAATCAATCTTTTGAACAATTGGGAATCACGGCGTCGCTGGTGGCAGGATTGAAGCAAGCCGGTATTACCGCTCCGACGGGAGTGCAGCAGCGGGTGATTCCCCCGGTCCTGCAGGGAAAAGACGTTATTGGGCAGTCGGCAACCGGGACCGGCAAGACGCTGGCTTATTTGCTGCCTTTGTTTCAAAAACTGGATCTTACGAAACGGGAAATGCAGGCCATCATTCTTACGCCGACCCATGAACTGGCTATTCAAATACAGCGTCAGATTGAACTGCTGGCGGAAAACTCAGGACTGCCGGTTACGTCATCACCGGTTATCGGCAATGTGAATATTACCCGCCAGATCGAAAAACTGAGAGAGAAGCCTCATATCATCGTGGGTTCCGGCGGACGGATTCTGGAACTGATTCAAAAAAAGAAGATTACGTCGCAAACCATCAAAACAATCATTTTGGATGAAGCCGACCGTCTTCTGGACGACCAAAATCTGGACGGGGTAAAAGCGGTTATCAAGACGACGCTGAGAGACCGGCAAATGCTGTTGTTTTCCGCTACGATTACCCCTGTTGCGATGGAAAAAGCGAAACCGCTGCTGCGGGAACCGGAAGTAATTCGGGTAACCGAACCGGAGGCAGTTTCCCCGCGGATTGAGCATATGTATTTTCTTACGGCACAGCGGGATAAACTGGAGACGCTGCGGAAGCTGGTCAGAGGGATACCGGTTGAGCAGGCGTTGGTTTTTGTTAACAGCGGCGACAATATTGATCGGCTGGTAGATAAGCTGAATTACATTGGGTTGAAAACCGCCGGCATTCACGGCGGTTCAGTGAAGACTGACCGCAAAATGGCCTTGGACGGTTTTCGCAGCGGGAAGATCCAGCTGCTGGTTGCTTCCGATGTGGCAGCCCGCGGGTTGGATATACCGGGTATTGAATATGTATTTAATCTGAACTTGCCGGAAGATCCCAGAGTGTATCTTCACCGGGTAGGGCGGACGGGCCGCGCCGGCAAAAAGGGTACTGCCATTTCCCTTGCCGATCGCAAGGAACTGGCTTTTCTGGGGAAATATGAAAAAACGCTGAAAATAGAGATTGCGGCCAAGCAAGTGACAAGAGGCCGGATTGTGAACATTCATCAGGCGAACCCCGCATCAGACAGGCGCTCGGCCGAGTAA
- a CDS encoding MATE family efflux transporter, producing the protein MHNPHEMGEKKIGRLLWDFSLPAITGMMVNGLYNIVDSIFVGHGVGAIGLAAVTVAFPVMIILMAFSMLIGVGATTLISIRMGEHKIQEAEKILGTALLLGMVSSLVLTTGFELFLEPILANLGAEAAVLPYARDFTHVILLGNIFMFLGFGLNNVIRAEGHPRIAMQTMIISAVLNTLLNPLFIFILGLGIKGSALATVISQAVSALLVLRHFRGENSFLKLRLCNIRLSKLIIPKILAMGSSVFCMQLAASVVTGLLNFSLQIYGGQLAVAAMGIVNRISLLMLMPIFGINQGVQPIIGYNYGARNYSRVIETLNKGMMAATVISVSGFLLVELFDTYIVRLFNNEPELIVIGAKGLRLSLCMLPVVGFQIVGSVLFQAIGKPYHSLLLSMSRQVILLIPLVLILPRFWGVTGIWLASPLADLGAAILTGILVWNQIRQLKPAEVKQS; encoded by the coding sequence TTGCATAATCCGCATGAGATGGGCGAAAAAAAGATAGGCCGGCTGCTTTGGGATTTTTCCTTACCGGCAATTACCGGCATGATGGTTAACGGACTGTATAATATCGTGGACAGTATCTTCGTCGGTCACGGCGTCGGCGCCATCGGACTGGCCGCCGTGACCGTCGCCTTTCCGGTTATGATTATTTTAATGGCTTTCAGCATGCTGATAGGCGTTGGGGCAACGACTCTCATTTCAATTCGCATGGGGGAGCATAAAATTCAGGAAGCGGAGAAGATTCTGGGGACTGCCTTGCTGCTGGGGATGGTTTCGTCCCTTGTGCTGACCACGGGATTTGAGTTGTTTTTAGAGCCGATTCTGGCTAATCTGGGCGCCGAAGCGGCGGTCCTGCCTTACGCCCGGGATTTTACCCATGTTATTTTGCTGGGGAACATTTTTATGTTCCTGGGTTTCGGACTGAATAATGTCATACGAGCCGAGGGACATCCCCGAATTGCCATGCAGACGATGATTATTTCGGCTGTGCTTAATACACTGTTAAACCCGCTGTTTATTTTTATTCTGGGGCTGGGAATTAAAGGCTCGGCGCTGGCAACGGTGATTTCCCAGGCTGTGTCCGCGCTGTTGGTGCTGCGGCATTTTCGGGGGGAAAATAGTTTTCTCAAGCTGCGGCTATGCAATATAAGATTAAGTAAACTCATTATTCCTAAAATTCTGGCTATGGGTTCTTCGGTTTTTTGCATGCAGCTTGCCGCCAGTGTGGTAACCGGGTTACTGAATTTTTCTCTGCAGATTTACGGCGGACAGCTGGCGGTTGCGGCTATGGGAATTGTCAACCGGATATCCTTGCTGATGTTAATGCCGATTTTCGGCATTAACCAGGGGGTTCAGCCTATTATTGGTTATAATTATGGAGCAAGAAATTACAGCCGGGTCATTGAAACGCTGAACAAGGGAATGATGGCTGCCACGGTGATCTCGGTATCCGGCTTTCTCCTTGTTGAACTTTTTGACACGTATATCGTGCGGCTGTTTAATAATGAGCCGGAACTGATTGTTATTGGGGCCAAGGGACTGAGACTATCGCTATGCATGCTGCCGGTGGTTGGGTTTCAGATCGTGGGCTCCGTGCTGTTTCAGGCTATCGGCAAGCCGTATCATTCATTGCTGTTAAGTATGTCCCGGCAAGTCATTTTATTAATTCCGCTGGTATTGATTCTGCCCCGCTTTTGGGGTGTGACGGGGATCTGGCTGGCATCTCCCCTTGCCGATTTAGGTGCGGCTATTCTTACCGGAATCCTGGTATGGAATCAAATCAGGCAGTTAAAACCGGCGGAAGTAAAACAATCATGA
- a CDS encoding DNA topoisomerase III: MSKALVLAEKPSVGRDLARVLHCQKQGNGYFEGEKHIVTWALGHLVTLADPEAYDEKYKAWRLEDLPMLPQQLKLVVIKQSGRQFNTVKEQLNRKDVGEVVIATDAGREGELVARWILEKAHIHKPVKRLWISSVTDKAIQAGFSKLRPGREYENLFASAVARAEADWLVGINATRALTCKYNAQLSCGRVQTPTLAIIANREQEIQNFQPQTFYGITAAAHSLKLTWQDGKTKDSRSFAKERCEQIQRSLTGKNAQVVAVNKVHKKTFSPQLYDLTELQRDANKIFSYSAKETLSIMQRLYENHKVLTYPRTDSRYLSADIMDTMKDRLSACGIGPYAKPAFKAAKGPLKAGKHFVDDSKVSDHHAIIPTEQFVNLSAFNDQERKIYDLVVKRFLAVLYPPFEYEQITVTAKIGGELFTARGKTVIAPGWKEVYGNHFEEEETKGDIAEQLLPSIHQGEVLPITAITLTSGQTKPPAPFNEASLLSAMENPVKYMSRESEALKKTIGETGGLGTVATRADIIEKLFNSFLIEKKGKDLWITAKGRQLLSLVPEDLRSPTLTAQWEQKLASIAKGSLPKTAFVNEMRQYANVVVRDIKNSQAQFHHDNMTRTKCPQCGKYLLEVNGKKGKMLVCQDRECGYRKGIARITNARCPNCHKKLELRGEGEGQIFVCGCGYREKLSAFTQRKQKESDKASKQDVAQYLREQNKRQSGPVNTALADALAKLKQK, translated from the coding sequence ATGAGTAAAGCACTAGTATTAGCGGAAAAGCCTTCTGTCGGGCGGGATTTGGCCCGGGTGCTCCATTGTCAAAAACAGGGAAACGGTTATTTTGAAGGTGAAAAACATATTGTTACCTGGGCTCTGGGGCATTTAGTCACTTTGGCCGATCCGGAAGCCTATGATGAAAAATACAAAGCCTGGCGGCTGGAGGATCTGCCGATGCTGCCCCAGCAATTGAAACTGGTTGTTATCAAGCAAAGCGGCAGACAGTTTAATACAGTGAAAGAGCAGCTGAACCGGAAAGATGTGGGTGAAGTTGTTATCGCCACCGATGCCGGGCGGGAGGGGGAGCTGGTTGCCAGATGGATACTGGAGAAGGCTCATATTCATAAACCGGTAAAACGGTTATGGATTTCCTCGGTTACCGACAAGGCGATTCAAGCCGGATTCAGCAAATTAAGACCCGGCAGGGAATATGAGAATCTCTTTGCATCGGCAGTCGCCAGGGCTGAGGCTGACTGGCTGGTGGGCATCAACGCCACCCGGGCCTTAACCTGCAAGTACAATGCCCAGCTTTCCTGCGGCAGGGTTCAGACGCCGACTCTCGCCATTATTGCAAACCGGGAGCAGGAGATTCAGAATTTCCAGCCGCAGACATTTTATGGGATAACGGCTGCCGCTCATTCGCTAAAGCTAACCTGGCAGGACGGCAAAACGAAAGACAGCAGGAGCTTCGCTAAAGAACGGTGTGAACAGATCCAACGGTCTCTGACCGGAAAGAATGCTCAGGTTGTGGCAGTAAATAAGGTGCATAAGAAGACCTTTTCTCCCCAGCTGTATGATTTGACGGAACTGCAGCGGGACGCCAATAAAATTTTCAGCTATTCGGCCAAAGAGACACTGTCGATTATGCAGCGGCTGTATGAGAATCATAAAGTTCTGACCTATCCGCGAACGGATTCCCGCTATCTTTCCGCCGACATTATGGATACAATGAAAGACCGTCTAAGTGCCTGCGGTATTGGTCCCTATGCAAAACCGGCTTTTAAGGCGGCGAAAGGGCCGCTGAAGGCCGGCAAGCATTTTGTCGACGACAGCAAGGTATCCGACCATCACGCCATTATTCCTACGGAGCAATTTGTTAACTTAAGCGCCTTCAATGATCAGGAACGGAAAATCTACGATTTAGTGGTCAAACGGTTCTTAGCCGTATTATATCCACCTTTTGAGTATGAACAAATTACCGTTACGGCAAAAATCGGCGGGGAATTGTTTACCGCCCGGGGGAAAACCGTAATTGCGCCCGGCTGGAAAGAGGTTTACGGCAACCATTTCGAGGAAGAAGAGACGAAAGGGGACATTGCCGAGCAGCTGCTGCCCAGTATTCATCAGGGGGAGGTATTGCCGATAACCGCCATTACCCTGACCAGCGGACAAACAAAACCGCCGGCACCGTTTAACGAGGCCAGCTTGCTTTCCGCCATGGAGAATCCGGTCAAGTATATGAGCCGGGAGAGTGAAGCGCTGAAAAAGACTATCGGCGAGACCGGCGGATTGGGAACCGTGGCGACCCGGGCCGATATTATCGAGAAGCTGTTTAACAGCTTTTTAATCGAGAAGAAAGGCAAAGATCTCTGGATTACCGCCAAGGGCCGGCAATTGCTATCTTTGGTGCCGGAAGACTTAAGATCACCGACACTGACGGCACAATGGGAACAAAAGCTGGCTTCCATTGCCAAGGGTTCTTTACCGAAAACAGCTTTTGTAAATGAAATGCGGCAATATGCCAATGTAGTTGTAAGAGATATTAAAAACAGTCAGGCACAGTTCCATCATGATAACATGACCCGGACGAAGTGCCCGCAGTGCGGCAAGTATTTGCTGGAGGTAAACGGTAAGAAAGGGAAAATGCTTGTCTGTCAGGATCGGGAATGCGGTTATCGCAAGGGCATTGCCCGGATTACCAATGCCAGATGTCCCAATTGCCACAAAAAGCTGGAACTGCGGGGCGAAGGGGAAGGACAGATTTTTGTCTGCGGCTGCGGCTACCGGGAGAAGCTTTCCGCTTTTACCCAGCGCAAGCAAAAAGAGAGCGACAAGGCTTCCAAACAGGACGTTGCCCAGTATCTAAGAGAACAAAACAAGCGGCAGTCAGGACCGGTTAATACTGCGTTAGCGGATGCGCTGGCGAAGCTGAAACAAAAATAG
- a CDS encoding metallophosphoesterase: protein MRLFYPVLIALIFLICWVNWRLLVKWYPRPYPSWVRCGYWLITLAACSSISYSWLTRFNLPLYQWLSPMAYPGFIWVTGEIVLLVCFPLLFVVRRLVRGICSEPETEPREGLTVTRRAFLQNTLYAVPVLAFVPSTFGVCSAEATMTVRRLNLSWQELPAAFNGLKIAQISDAHLGPYFNLGRLDYVLRLVKKEKPDLVVITGDLIDDLDLLTASVDKLTELAATIPFGMFFCWGNHEYFRDVNRIRRELVKSPVAILENTSVQLQSGGESLYLLGVDYPRTNSATEREMLRHKFMESAVADVPAGAFQILLAHHPDFLFDGFNRRIPLTLAGHTHGGQVRIFGHSLLPVHYDFMGGLYQENETYGYVNIGAGQWFPFRLGCPPEISIFTLKNS, encoded by the coding sequence ATGCGTTTGTTTTATCCAGTGCTCATTGCGCTTATTTTTCTGATTTGCTGGGTGAATTGGCGGCTGCTGGTCAAATGGTATCCCCGGCCCTATCCGTCCTGGGTTCGCTGCGGCTACTGGCTGATTACGCTGGCCGCCTGCTCCTCCATCAGCTATAGCTGGCTGACCCGGTTTAATCTGCCCCTTTACCAATGGTTGTCGCCCATGGCTTATCCGGGCTTTATCTGGGTGACCGGCGAGATTGTTCTGCTGGTGTGTTTTCCCCTGCTGTTTGTAGTCCGGCGCCTGGTTCGCGGCATTTGCAGTGAGCCAGAGACTGAGCCAAGAGAGGGACTGACAGTCACGCGCCGCGCCTTTTTGCAGAATACGCTGTATGCGGTTCCCGTTTTGGCTTTTGTTCCCAGCACTTTTGGCGTATGCTCCGCCGAGGCAACCATGACGGTTCGTCGTCTGAATTTAAGCTGGCAGGAACTTCCTGCCGCTTTTAACGGCTTGAAAATCGCTCAAATCAGTGATGCTCATTTAGGTCCCTATTTTAATTTAGGCAGGCTGGACTACGTGCTGCGGCTGGTGAAAAAAGAAAAACCGGATCTGGTGGTGATTACCGGGGATTTAATTGATGATTTGGATTTGCTTACTGCGAGTGTGGATAAACTGACTGAACTGGCTGCGACAATACCTTTCGGTATGTTTTTTTGCTGGGGCAATCATGAATATTTTCGCGATGTGAACCGGATACGCCGGGAACTGGTGAAAAGCCCGGTTGCCATCCTGGAGAATACCAGTGTGCAGCTTCAGTCAGGCGGCGAATCACTGTATCTTTTGGGAGTCGATTATCCCCGGACCAATTCAGCGACAGAACGAGAGATGCTGCGGCATAAGTTTATGGAAAGTGCCGTGGCGGATGTGCCGGCGGGAGCTTTCCAAATCCTGCTGGCTCACCACCCGGATTTTCTGTTTGACGGATTTAACAGGCGGATTCCCCTGACTCTTGCCGGACATACTCATGGCGGACAGGTCAGGATTTTCGGACACTCTTTGCTGCCGGTGCATTATGATTTCATGGGCGGGCTGTATCAGGAAAACGAAACATATGGCTACGTGAATATCGGTGCCGGCCAGTGGTTCCCTTTCCGCTTGGGCTGTCCGCCGGAAATCAGCATTTTTACGTTGAAAAATTCATGA
- a CDS encoding DEAD/DEAH box helicase has product MSSDFTALGIRREINDSLRDSGITSPTPVQLQAIPLLMAGKDLIAQSQTGTGKTLAFLLPILEKIKISAPYVQALIVTPTRELARQITKETTKLAQPMGINVLSAYGGEAVEQQIRKLKGNPHIVIGTPGRLLDHARRKTLQLSGVSTLVIDEADQMLHMGFLEDMEEIIAQTSGKRQTMLFSATMPAKIRALASQYMKQPVNISIESSHVTLDEIKQITVELAEADKLDKLCGMIDRYQPYLAIVFCHTRERVISVNTALSQRGYASDELHGELTQAKRTQVMRRFSSAKLQILVATDIAARGLDIEGVTHVFNYDIPHDAESYIHRIGRTGRAGETGTAVTFVTPAEHLYLRLIEQAIRAPIEKQKANGQTVIKKASTAYKRKAGDTVRPDKKNDFTPTGKKPPKKTVSHSGSNLRSRRKLKTAGENVAKKSYGAKRKAARH; this is encoded by the coding sequence ATGTCGTCAGACTTCACCGCGCTGGGTATCCGGCGTGAAATAAATGACTCCTTACGGGACAGCGGCATCACCAGCCCTACCCCCGTCCAGCTTCAGGCCATTCCGCTGCTGATGGCAGGAAAAGATCTGATTGCCCAGTCCCAAACCGGTACCGGAAAAACCCTTGCCTTTCTGCTGCCTATTTTGGAAAAAATCAAAATAAGCGCTCCTTACGTCCAAGCATTAATTGTAACACCGACTAGGGAACTGGCTCGGCAAATAACAAAAGAAACAACGAAACTGGCCCAACCCATGGGCATCAATGTTCTCTCCGCCTACGGCGGTGAGGCGGTTGAGCAGCAAATCAGAAAACTAAAAGGCAATCCCCACATTGTAATCGGCACACCGGGCCGGCTGCTGGATCATGCCCGGCGCAAAACCCTGCAGCTGTCCGGCGTGTCAACACTGGTCATTGACGAAGCCGATCAAATGCTGCATATGGGTTTTTTAGAAGACATGGAAGAAATCATCGCCCAAACCTCCGGCAAACGGCAAACAATGTTGTTCTCAGCCACCATGCCTGCCAAAATCCGGGCCCTCGCCTCTCAATATATGAAGCAGCCGGTCAACATCAGCATCGAAAGTTCGCATGTGACATTGGACGAAATCAAGCAAATCACCGTGGAGCTTGCCGAAGCCGACAAACTTGACAAGCTTTGCGGCATGATTGATCGCTATCAGCCCTATTTAGCCATTGTATTCTGTCATACCCGCGAACGGGTCATCTCCGTCAATACTGCTCTCAGCCAACGGGGATATGCTTCCGATGAACTCCACGGCGAGCTGACTCAGGCCAAGCGGACACAAGTCATGCGGCGCTTCAGCAGCGCCAAGCTGCAGATATTGGTAGCCACCGATATCGCCGCCCGGGGACTGGATATTGAAGGCGTCACCCATGTATTTAATTATGACATTCCCCATGATGCCGAAAGCTATATCCACCGCATCGGTCGAACCGGTCGGGCCGGAGAAACCGGCACGGCGGTTACCTTTGTTACCCCGGCGGAACATCTTTATCTGCGGCTGATCGAGCAGGCTATCCGCGCGCCCATTGAAAAGCAGAAAGCAAACGGACAAACGGTTATTAAGAAAGCGAGCACGGCCTACAAACGCAAGGCTGGCGATACTGTAAGGCCGGATAAAAAAAATGATTTCACACCTACCGGTAAAAAGCCGCCAAAAAAAACCGTCAGCCACAGCGGCAGCAATCTGCGAAGCCGCCGCAAGCTCAAGACGGCTGGAGAAAATGTCGCTAAAAAGTCCTATGGTGCTAAAAGAAAGGCAGCCCGGCATTAA
- a CDS encoding DNA topoisomerase 3 yields the protein MRLYIAEKPSMAAEIAKCLPGTVSRKDGYIVAGGDVITWGFGHVLRQAEPREYDEKYEKWRMEDLPIIPETWKLLVADSCKKQFSIIQKLIGEAAEIVHAGDPDREGQLLIDEILEYVHNEKPVRRILLNALDEKSIKQAIANLRDNQDFYPLQQSALARARADWLIGMNLSRAYTLAAQRAGHRTTLPVGRVKTPTLALVVRRERELENFVPLDYFTLKADFQHENGLFTAHWKPQAEQPGRDNEGRLVDQAVAQSLLEKIETTKEKAKITLCVTTEKKETQRLPLSLSVLQVMAGKKFGYDPQTILDTAQKLYEKKLTTYPRSDCDFLPESQHDDGTAILENLSGSSQPQLAEWSKGADPKIKSRAWNDKKITAHHAIIPTTGKCNFSALQEVEKKVYCLIAQAYIAQFYPVHVYNQTKVEVEHAGEIFAASGRIIIESGWKTVYGMEDDEKKEEDSGTLPAMEQGDEADCTRVSADKKATRPPTRFTASTLLAAMKEIHKYVKNPELKKQLKDVSGIGTEATRATIIKELIQRGFLKEEKKKKYLVPTDWAYLLIDALPDEMTYPDFTALWEDILHRMVDGSESLEAFLRQQVDFTVDLCAKAKQASIPLKGEYPCPQCGKGVLQLRNGKNGKFWGCSGYPECRAAYNDMNGKPQQPEYVCPKCRKGALKLRKGINGAFWGCTKYPACRATYNDNQGKPAIPPQPAAQ from the coding sequence GTGCGACTGTATATTGCTGAAAAACCCAGCATGGCGGCTGAAATTGCCAAGTGCCTGCCTGGAACGGTAAGCCGTAAAGACGGATATATTGTGGCCGGCGGCGACGTAATTACCTGGGGATTCGGTCATGTTCTCCGGCAGGCCGAGCCTCGTGAATATGATGAGAAATATGAAAAATGGCGCATGGAAGACTTGCCGATTATTCCGGAAACGTGGAAGCTTCTGGTAGCCGATTCCTGTAAAAAACAATTTAGCATTATTCAAAAGCTGATAGGCGAGGCGGCGGAGATTGTTCATGCCGGCGACCCGGACCGGGAAGGACAGTTATTGATTGATGAAATTTTAGAATATGTCCACAATGAAAAGCCGGTTCGCCGCATTCTGCTAAACGCCCTGGATGAAAAAAGCATCAAGCAGGCCATTGCCAATCTGCGGGATAATCAGGACTTTTATCCGCTGCAGCAGTCGGCCCTTGCCCGAGCCAGAGCCGACTGGCTGATTGGTATGAACTTGTCCCGGGCGTATACTTTGGCCGCCCAGAGGGCCGGCCACCGGACGACGCTTCCCGTAGGGCGGGTGAAGACGCCGACTTTGGCTTTGGTGGTGCGGCGGGAGCGGGAACTGGAAAATTTTGTTCCGCTTGATTATTTCACGCTTAAAGCCGATTTTCAGCATGAGAACGGTTTGTTTACCGCCCACTGGAAACCGCAGGCGGAGCAGCCGGGCCGGGACAACGAAGGGCGTCTGGTGGATCAGGCGGTTGCTCAGTCTTTGCTGGAGAAAATTGAGACAACGAAGGAAAAGGCGAAGATCACCCTTTGTGTAACAACGGAGAAGAAAGAAACCCAGCGGCTGCCGCTGTCATTGTCCGTACTGCAGGTCATGGCCGGAAAAAAATTCGGCTATGATCCCCAGACGATTTTGGATACGGCGCAAAAGCTGTATGAGAAAAAGCTGACTACCTATCCCCGGTCGGATTGCGATTTTCTGCCGGAGTCACAGCATGATGACGGTACCGCAATTCTGGAGAATTTGTCCGGCAGCAGCCAGCCTCAGCTGGCAGAGTGGTCAAAGGGAGCCGATCCTAAAATCAAAAGCCGGGCCTGGAATGATAAGAAGATTACCGCCCATCATGCCATCATTCCTACAACGGGAAAATGCAATTTTTCCGCCTTGCAGGAGGTGGAAAAAAAGGTTTACTGTTTGATTGCTCAGGCCTATATTGCCCAATTTTATCCGGTGCATGTCTATAATCAGACGAAGGTGGAAGTAGAACACGCCGGGGAGATTTTTGCGGCCAGCGGGCGAATCATCATCGAATCCGGCTGGAAGACCGTGTACGGCATGGAAGACGACGAGAAAAAAGAGGAAGACAGCGGAACGCTGCCGGCGATGGAACAGGGTGATGAAGCAGACTGTACTCGCGTTTCGGCTGACAAAAAGGCGACCAGGCCGCCAACCCGGTTCACGGCGTCCACCCTGCTGGCCGCGATGAAAGAGATTCATAAATATGTAAAAAATCCGGAACTTAAAAAGCAGTTGAAGGATGTGTCCGGTATTGGCACGGAAGCGACCCGGGCGACGATTATCAAGGAACTGATTCAGAGAGGCTTTTTAAAAGAGGAAAAGAAGAAGAAATATCTTGTGCCGACCGATTGGGCATATTTATTAATTGACGCTCTGCCGGATGAAATGACTTATCCGGATTTTACAGCTCTGTGGGAAGACATTCTGCACCGTATGGTTGACGGCAGTGAGAGCCTGGAAGCTTTTCTTAGACAGCAGGTCGATTTTACCGTCGATTTGTGCGCTAAGGCGAAGCAGGCAAGTATTCCCCTGAAAGGAGAGTATCCTTGTCCCCAGTGCGGTAAAGGAGTGCTCCAGCTGCGAAACGGCAAAAACGGCAAGTTCTGGGGCTGCTCCGGCTATCCGGAATGCAGAGCGGCCTATAATGATATGAATGGCAAGCCCCAGCAGCCGGAATATGTTTGTCCCAAGTGCCGCAAGGGAGCTTTAAAACTGAGAAAAGGCATCAACGGCGCGTTTTGGGGCTGCACGAAATATCCGGCCTGCAGGGCAACCTATAACGATAATCAGGGAAAGCCGGCCATCCCCCCGCAGCCGGCAGCCCAATAA
- a CDS encoding VOC family protein, whose protein sequence is MKIKRMDATISTEKLQESKNFYQKYFGFRLVYESDWYVELLSPDINGGISFALAEREESEFFDGRGLIISFEVENAAAEYARLKQAGLCIQQEMQDKPWGERGFVVDDPNGVHLYLYQTIPPTLEYKKIYDSFQQQTK, encoded by the coding sequence ATGAAAATAAAGCGGATGGATGCTACTATTAGTACGGAAAAATTGCAGGAATCAAAAAATTTTTATCAGAAGTATTTTGGCTTTCGGCTTGTTTATGAAAGCGACTGGTATGTGGAACTGCTGTCGCCGGATATCAATGGCGGCATCAGCTTTGCTTTGGCTGAGCGGGAAGAAAGCGAGTTTTTTGACGGTCGGGGATTGATTATATCTTTTGAGGTGGAAAATGCGGCTGCGGAATATGCCAGACTAAAACAGGCCGGATTGTGCATTCAGCAGGAAATGCAGGATAAGCCCTGGGGCGAACGCGGTTTTGTGGTGGATGATCCCAACGGTGTTCATCTTTATTTGTATCAAACGATACCGCCTACGCTTGAATACAAGAAAATTTATGATTCCTTCCAACAGCAGACGAAATAG
- the uvsE gene encoding UV DNA damage repair endonuclease UvsE → MMIRFGYVAMALNILQGSPNKTMTVAGLSKISEQQDRLTRLRRIVRENLTTQMRVLRYNAAHDIHVFRFTSKLIPLATHPSVSGWNYREEFQTELAEIGEFVREHGMRVSSHPDHFTVLNSPEPKVVEAAKGDLAYHAGIFDAMGLGAEAKLVIHVGGVYQNKELALERFKESFSGLSPEMQNRLMLENDDKSYSAADVLGLCRQLGRPMVLDVHHHSCYNTGETLEEMLPEIFATWRDMMPKIHVSSSKSAGSFRSHADYIHAEEFVAFLHKAKPFGADFDVMIEAKQKDKAMFQLLADLRQVPGVKFIDQATIEY, encoded by the coding sequence ATGATGATTCGCTTTGGCTATGTCGCCATGGCTCTTAACATACTTCAGGGTTCACCGAACAAGACGATGACGGTAGCTGGCCTTAGTAAAATATCGGAACAGCAAGACCGGCTTACTCGTTTACGCCGCATTGTTCGTGAAAATTTAACCACTCAGATGAGGGTTCTTCGTTATAATGCGGCTCATGATATTCATGTATTCCGGTTTACTTCGAAGCTGATTCCTCTGGCTACCCATCCCAGTGTCAGCGGCTGGAATTACCGGGAAGAATTTCAAACAGAATTGGCGGAGATCGGTGAGTTCGTCCGTGAGCATGGCATGCGGGTCAGCTCTCATCCCGACCATTTTACGGTGCTGAATAGTCCTGAGCCTAAAGTGGTTGAGGCAGCAAAAGGCGATTTGGCATATCACGCCGGAATATTTGATGCCATGGGGTTAGGGGCTGAGGCGAAACTGGTGATCCATGTCGGCGGAGTATATCAAAACAAAGAGCTGGCTTTGGAAAGATTCAAAGAAAGTTTCAGTGGATTGTCCCCGGAAATGCAAAATCGTTTAATGCTGGAAAACGATGATAAATCCTATTCGGCCGCCGATGTCCTTGGACTTTGCCGACAGCTTGGCAGGCCGATGGTGCTGGATGTGCATCATCATTCCTGTTATAATACAGGGGAAACTCTTGAAGAAATGTTGCCGGAGATTTTTGCTACTTGGCGGGATATGATGCCTAAAATTCATGTCTCAAGTTCCAAAAGTGCCGGCAGTTTCCGCAGCCATGCGGACTATATTCATGCGGAAGAATTTGTTGCTTTTTTACATAAGGCTAAGCCATTTGGCGCCGATTTTGATGTGATGATAGAAGCCAAACAAAAAGACAAGGCAATGTTTCAGCTGTTAGCCGATTTGCGGCAAGTCCCGGGTGTGAAGTTTATCGATCAAGCTACGATTGAGTATTGA